A portion of the Acidobacteriaceae bacterium genome contains these proteins:
- a CDS encoding nucleoside deaminase: MSQPHPDSRFMQQAIDLATENVTSGRGGPFGAVIVKNGEVVATGANCVTSSNDPTAHAEVTAIRNACTLLATFDLQGCEIYTSCEPCPMCLAAILWSRIGKIYYGNGAAEAAKIGFDDAAFYEQLRLPIEEREVPMHRLLPEEAWESFAAWDKSPFKVEY; this comes from the coding sequence ATGAGCCAGCCTCACCCAGACTCTCGTTTCATGCAGCAGGCCATCGATCTGGCCACAGAAAACGTAACCAGTGGCCGTGGCGGCCCGTTCGGTGCAGTCATCGTCAAAAACGGCGAAGTTGTGGCCACCGGCGCAAACTGCGTCACCTCTTCCAACGATCCGACCGCGCACGCCGAAGTCACCGCGATCCGCAACGCCTGCACCTTGCTGGCAACCTTCGACCTCCAGGGCTGCGAGATCTACACCAGCTGCGAGCCTTGCCCCATGTGCCTGGCCGCGATTCTCTGGTCGCGCATCGGCAAAATTTACTACGGCAACGGCGCTGCCGAAGCTGCAAAGATCGGCTTCGACGACGCTGCGTTCTACGAGCAGCTTCGCCTTCCTATCGAAGAGCGCGAAGTGCCGATGCATCGTCTTTTGCCCGAAGAAGCCTGGGAGAGTTTTGCTGCCTGGGACAAGAGCCCGTTCAAGGTGGAGTACTAA
- a CDS encoding ectonucleotide pyrophosphatase/phosphodiesterase gives MHRSLLAIALLTGMASSAVFAQDVTPVVHVENPPNAAATLAKHYVVMVSLDGFRYDYAREHGAPHLDEMAADGASTPDGMLPSYPSVTFPNHYTLVTGLRPEHHGIVGMEFWDPTRKQRYLFADSKTNSDGSWYSGTPLWVLAEEQGMRSACFFWPGSEAEIGGKRPSFYLHFDGKLDDYKRVAQIIQWLQLPEAERPHFLTLYYSNTDDAGHHFGPDSPEAKEAVHHVDELIGELREKLKATGLPVDLIVTADHGMIKLDPTPVVLDTLVDIKNVRTSGPYIYPSSEAETQRIYKQLAAKNDPRFRVYRRKNTPKELHFRTNPREGDPVVIPNAPYSVSWHPSNHGHGYIGSHGFNAHATPEMKAIFYAEGPDVQPGIKLPSFDNVDVYDFVAKILNLKPGKTDGSLKPLKPALKH, from the coding sequence ATGCATCGCTCATTGCTCGCCATCGCACTGCTCACCGGGATGGCGAGCAGTGCCGTTTTTGCGCAGGACGTCACGCCGGTCGTTCACGTGGAAAACCCACCAAACGCCGCCGCGACACTGGCAAAGCACTACGTCGTCATGGTCTCGCTCGACGGCTTCCGCTACGACTACGCCCGCGAGCACGGCGCGCCGCATCTCGACGAGATGGCTGCCGACGGCGCCAGCACGCCCGACGGCATGTTGCCGTCCTACCCCTCGGTGACCTTCCCGAACCACTACACGCTCGTCACCGGTCTCCGCCCCGAGCACCACGGTATCGTCGGTATGGAGTTCTGGGACCCCACCCGCAAGCAGCGCTACCTCTTCGCCGACTCCAAAACCAACAGCGACGGCAGTTGGTACAGCGGCACTCCACTCTGGGTGCTCGCAGAAGAGCAGGGAATGCGCTCCGCCTGCTTCTTCTGGCCGGGCTCTGAGGCTGAGATCGGCGGAAAGCGCCCGTCCTTCTACCTGCACTTCGACGGCAAGCTGGACGACTACAAACGCGTCGCGCAGATCATCCAGTGGCTGCAACTCCCCGAGGCCGAGCGCCCGCACTTCCTCACGCTCTACTACTCCAACACCGACGACGCCGGGCACCACTTCGGCCCGGACTCTCCCGAAGCCAAAGAGGCCGTCCATCACGTCGACGAACTCATCGGCGAGCTCCGCGAAAAGCTCAAAGCCACCGGCCTCCCCGTCGATCTCATCGTCACCGCCGACCACGGCATGATCAAGCTCGACCCCACGCCCGTCGTGCTCGATACCCTCGTCGACATCAAGAACGTCCGCACCTCCGGCCCCTACATCTACCCTTCGTCCGAGGCCGAGACGCAGCGCATCTACAAGCAGCTCGCGGCGAAGAACGACCCTCGCTTCCGCGTCTATCGCCGCAAAAACACGCCGAAGGAGCTGCACTTCCGCACCAACCCGCGCGAAGGTGACCCTGTCGTCATCCCCAACGCTCCGTACAGCGTCTCGTGGCATCCCTCCAACCACGGCCACGGGTACATCGGCAGCCACGGCTTCAACGCGCACGCGACGCCTGAGATGAAGGCGATCTTCTACGCCGAAGGCCCCGACGTACAGCCCGGCATCAAGCTGCCGAGCTTCGATAACGTCGACGTCTACGACTTCGTCGCAAAGATACTCAACCTGAAGCCCGGCAAGACCGACGGCAGTCTCAAGCCGCTGAAACCCGCCTTGAAGCACTGA
- a CDS encoding homoserine dehydrogenase, with protein MHATKSLRVGLLGFGTVGSSFAEVLAASGADIRITRVFNRDVERKRSHERARFVPSDAKWTSDAAEVITADDVDVVVELIGGLEPIEQWLSAAVRAGKHVVTANKQLIAYRGETLIALAAESNVQLRYNAAVAGGVPVIPGLVAGLGGDRITRISGILNGTCNFILSAMEAGAEYADVLKTAQQLGYAEANPSADVDGFDARAKLCVLSRLALRAELNPDDVPAQTISTVSAIDFAYAKELGCTIRQVSRAERDGEKVYARVGPMLIPTKLPIAWSHDTQNMVVTSGQFGGDVVFSGHGAGGHPTAVAVMSDVLSVSAGAGQVLFPAQKLPVSGDVIAPYYLRFIVSDKPGIVAAIAGVLAAHGINIDSLLQHRGYPADRLPFVVTTEPCLRSKIEAAVDEMSKLDFSIEPPLAMQLLVSDDHQTD; from the coding sequence ATGCACGCAACGAAATCGCTACGCGTAGGTCTGTTGGGGTTTGGCACAGTCGGCAGCTCGTTTGCCGAGGTGCTCGCAGCGAGCGGAGCAGACATCCGCATCACGCGCGTCTTCAACCGCGACGTCGAACGCAAGCGTTCGCACGAGCGCGCCAGGTTCGTTCCGTCTGACGCAAAATGGACCTCTGACGCTGCCGAAGTCATCACCGCAGACGACGTCGACGTCGTCGTTGAACTCATCGGCGGCCTCGAGCCCATCGAGCAGTGGCTTTCCGCTGCCGTTCGCGCAGGCAAGCACGTCGTCACCGCGAACAAGCAGCTCATCGCCTATCGCGGCGAAACGCTCATCGCGCTCGCTGCGGAGAGCAACGTGCAGCTTCGTTACAACGCAGCCGTCGCTGGCGGCGTTCCGGTCATCCCCGGCCTCGTTGCCGGGCTGGGCGGCGACCGCATCACACGCATCTCCGGCATCCTCAACGGCACCTGCAACTTCATCCTAAGCGCGATGGAAGCCGGAGCCGAGTACGCCGACGTCCTCAAGACCGCGCAGCAACTTGGCTACGCCGAGGCCAACCCCTCTGCGGACGTCGACGGCTTCGACGCTCGCGCCAAGCTCTGCGTGCTCTCGCGCCTCGCTCTCCGCGCCGAGCTCAACCCGGACGACGTCCCCGCGCAGACCATCTCCACCGTCTCCGCCATCGACTTCGCCTACGCCAAGGAGCTCGGCTGCACTATTCGCCAGGTCTCCCGCGCAGAGCGCGACGGCGAAAAGGTCTACGCCCGCGTCGGCCCCATGCTCATCCCCACCAAGCTCCCCATCGCCTGGTCGCACGACACGCAGAACATGGTCGTCACCAGCGGCCAGTTCGGCGGCGACGTCGTCTTCAGCGGCCACGGAGCAGGCGGTCACCCCACCGCTGTCGCAGTCATGAGCGATGTGCTCAGCGTCTCGGCTGGTGCCGGTCAGGTGCTCTTCCCGGCGCAGAAGCTCCCCGTCAGCGGCGACGTTATCGCGCCATACTACCTGCGCTTCATCGTCAGCGACAAGCCCGGCATCGTGGCTGCCATCGCCGGCGTGCTCGCGGCGCACGGCATCAATATTGATTCGCTGCTGCAGCATCGTGGGTACCCCGCCGACCGCCTTCCGTTCGTCGTCACCACGGAGCCCTGCCTGCGTTCCAAGATCGAAGCCGCTGTCGACGAGATGTCGAAACTTGACTTCTCCATCGAGCCACCCCTGGCCATGCAGCTCCTCGTCAGCGACGATCACCAAACCGACTAA